A region of Myxococcus stipitatus DSM 14675 DNA encodes the following proteins:
- a CDS encoding anthranilate synthase component II: MILLIDNFDSFTFNLVQALGAQGARMKVVRNDALTVADIEALKPERIVISPGPGTPDDAGISLEVIRAFGGRVPLLGVCLGHQCLGQVFGAKVVRAPLPVHGKTADVRHSGQGVFRALPDPFTAARYHSLVVDRESLPDCLEVTAWHEGLIMGMRHRELPGLEGVQFHPESFLTIHGPRLLANFLAT; the protein is encoded by the coding sequence ATGATTCTCCTCATCGACAACTTCGACTCGTTCACCTTCAACCTCGTCCAGGCGCTCGGAGCTCAGGGGGCGCGCATGAAGGTGGTCCGCAATGACGCCCTCACCGTAGCGGACATCGAAGCGCTCAAGCCCGAGCGCATCGTCATCTCTCCAGGCCCTGGGACACCGGATGACGCGGGCATCTCGCTGGAGGTGATTCGCGCCTTCGGCGGACGCGTGCCGCTGCTCGGGGTGTGTCTGGGACACCAGTGCCTCGGGCAGGTCTTCGGCGCGAAGGTCGTGCGAGCCCCCCTGCCGGTGCATGGAAAGACAGCGGACGTGCGCCACTCGGGGCAAGGCGTCTTCCGCGCGCTGCCAGACCCGTTCACCGCCGCGCGCTATCACTCGCTGGTCGTGGACCGTGAGAGCCTTCCGGACTGCCTGGAAGTGACGGCATGGCATGAGGGGCTCATCATGGGCATGCGCCATCGGGAGCTGCCGGGACTGGAGGGCGTGCAGTTCCATCCCGAGTCCTTCCTCACCATCCACGGCCCTCGGCTCCTCGCCAACTTCCTCGCGACTTGA
- a CDS encoding ATP-binding protein, whose translation MSSDPRLEVFLSDGGEVFSGVQQGQYLWQPDPFDVETLSAPARRAFTRLLGRATTSPPPDTGKLLLLLGESGCGKTHLVRAFRNLAHGQQCGFTGYMPMTVDATHYDRYLLSNLIDSLDHPYDVAQGDDSGLMHLSNLLMAQCTSLFAPLIEHEQKILEDDELHGTVRAVADELLADPRFRNVEVDLLRALIYFQRRDPRINRRLFNWLRCEDIAPEDRKVIGELVPRTSDDSAARMVEQLGRLMGALDHALVLCVDQVEDISDFEQRPQMESSFRRAIATLAAIAGKVPRAVVVVCCLSDYWEKMRPLLTRSMVDRIENDPEPVMLERTVTADTARDIAARRLRYLYEQRDVAFDPTDPTYPIPAKGFDALGGQRARDVLNECRRYRERAIEQQLLPDTFPLPHPTRGPAVGTQPPGAGIDLEQAWTDFRAAYKEKLPEDASDISALVAWAVEMSSEELGGSPRFTVKPRNGNDLLDIGEHPSGNKFVLALCDRSSKGGGLGRQMADALKAAAGSTPVLIRTSDFPSSTGTIVSDQLGKLVRQGGRRVVLGDSELRDLVAMRDFRALHVGQPSFAAWSRSARPITRLKSMGDILGLERLGRPAAAGTSSPKPQPPRPVEATGFQPRASPRNGLTAGGQTQMFNDAATTPFGRALPVPPREPGSLVAPTPVPPVAPTPVPLRVARADTPAPNAGLANNDADLGPFHLEPAGQLLPEQEPRVPPPAAVPGGLKPRPRSTPASGTPIPSEVLTGALKLGSSEGLLSQPISLEPSDLTRHSAFLGGTGSGKTTLALNILEQLLLRGIPVILIDRKGDLATYARAESWAEPLEDAALRERRRLLRERVDVALYTPGRSDGRPLAIPVVPHGLESLPAEDRDQSIQQAADAIAGMLDYRTSPNDKAAKAVLAQALRLLMNQSLGKEVTLELLQQFIIAQDPALLEATDGIPTRTFAKLAQDLSVLRINLRTMLSTGGERLDLDELLGRGVHGVPGRTRLSIISTKFLGDNSRILFWVSQLLLETLRWASQHPSSKLQAVLLFDEADMYLPATSKPATKEPMESLLRRARSAGVGVMLATQSPGDFDYKCRENVQSWFVGKIKEENALKRVRSLFADSRVDADARLPGQKPGQFHVLSDGRVQQLKADCSVFKTTQLPEDQILELARLSRKQSGSDTP comes from the coding sequence ATGTCCAGCGACCCTCGACTCGAGGTCTTCCTCTCCGACGGTGGTGAAGTCTTCAGCGGCGTCCAGCAGGGCCAGTACCTCTGGCAACCGGACCCGTTCGACGTGGAGACCCTCAGCGCCCCCGCCCGCCGCGCCTTCACGCGCCTGCTGGGCCGCGCCACCACGTCCCCGCCGCCCGACACAGGAAAGCTGCTGCTCCTCCTGGGCGAGTCCGGCTGCGGCAAGACGCACCTCGTGCGAGCCTTCCGCAACCTCGCCCACGGGCAGCAGTGCGGCTTCACCGGCTACATGCCGATGACAGTCGATGCGACGCACTACGACCGCTATCTCCTCTCCAACCTCATCGACTCGCTGGACCACCCGTACGACGTGGCCCAGGGCGACGACAGCGGGCTGATGCACCTGTCCAACCTGCTGATGGCCCAGTGCACCAGCCTCTTCGCGCCGCTCATCGAGCACGAGCAGAAAATCCTGGAGGACGACGAGCTGCACGGCACCGTCCGAGCCGTCGCGGACGAGCTCCTCGCGGACCCTCGCTTCCGCAATGTCGAGGTGGACCTGCTCCGCGCGCTCATCTACTTCCAGCGCAGAGACCCGCGCATCAACCGCCGCCTCTTCAACTGGCTGCGCTGCGAGGACATCGCCCCCGAGGACCGGAAGGTCATCGGCGAGCTCGTCCCCCGCACCTCGGATGACAGCGCCGCACGCATGGTGGAGCAGCTCGGCCGCCTCATGGGTGCGCTGGACCACGCGCTGGTGCTGTGCGTGGACCAGGTCGAGGACATCAGCGACTTCGAGCAGCGTCCGCAGATGGAGAGCTCGTTCCGCCGAGCCATCGCCACGCTGGCCGCCATCGCGGGCAAGGTGCCTCGTGCCGTGGTCGTCGTGTGCTGCCTGTCCGACTACTGGGAGAAGATGCGGCCCCTGCTCACGCGCTCCATGGTCGACCGCATCGAGAACGACCCAGAGCCCGTGATGCTGGAGCGCACCGTCACCGCGGACACCGCGCGAGACATCGCCGCCCGTCGCCTGCGCTACCTCTATGAACAGCGCGACGTGGCCTTCGACCCCACCGACCCGACCTATCCCATCCCCGCCAAGGGCTTCGATGCCCTGGGCGGACAGCGCGCCCGCGACGTCCTCAACGAGTGCCGCCGCTACCGCGAGCGCGCCATCGAGCAGCAACTCCTGCCCGACACCTTCCCGCTCCCCCACCCCACCCGAGGCCCAGCCGTCGGGACGCAGCCTCCTGGCGCGGGAATCGACCTCGAGCAGGCCTGGACCGACTTCCGCGCCGCCTACAAGGAGAAGCTCCCCGAGGACGCCTCCGACATCTCCGCCCTGGTCGCCTGGGCGGTCGAGATGAGCAGCGAGGAGCTCGGCGGCTCGCCGCGATTCACGGTGAAGCCTCGCAATGGAAACGACCTGCTCGACATCGGAGAGCACCCGTCCGGCAACAAGTTCGTCCTCGCGCTCTGTGACCGCAGCTCGAAGGGCGGAGGTCTCGGCCGACAGATGGCCGATGCGCTCAAGGCCGCCGCGGGCAGCACACCCGTCCTCATCCGGACCTCCGACTTTCCATCCTCCACAGGGACCATCGTCTCGGACCAGTTGGGCAAGCTCGTCCGGCAGGGCGGGCGCAGGGTCGTCCTCGGAGACAGCGAGCTGAGGGACCTGGTCGCCATGCGCGACTTCCGCGCGCTGCATGTCGGGCAGCCCTCCTTCGCCGCGTGGAGCCGCTCGGCCCGCCCCATCACCCGACTCAAGTCCATGGGGGACATCCTCGGCCTGGAGCGACTCGGGCGCCCGGCTGCCGCGGGGACCTCGAGCCCCAAGCCTCAACCTCCGAGGCCCGTGGAAGCGACTGGCTTCCAACCTCGAGCCTCGCCTCGGAATGGCCTCACGGCAGGAGGGCAGACGCAGATGTTCAATGACGCCGCCACGACGCCCTTCGGCCGAGCCTTGCCCGTCCCACCGCGCGAGCCGGGTTCCCTGGTGGCACCAACACCTGTGCCCCCGGTCGCGCCCACGCCCGTGCCGCTCCGAGTCGCCCGCGCCGACACTCCCGCACCGAACGCGGGCCTGGCGAACAACGATGCGGACCTCGGGCCGTTCCACCTCGAACCGGCGGGCCAGCTCCTGCCGGAACAAGAGCCTCGTGTCCCCCCGCCAGCGGCCGTCCCTGGGGGGCTCAAGCCCCGGCCTCGCAGCACGCCCGCGTCGGGGACTCCGATTCCCTCCGAGGTCCTCACGGGCGCGCTGAAGCTCGGGAGCTCGGAAGGACTGCTCTCACAGCCCATCTCGTTGGAGCCCTCGGACCTGACGCGTCACAGCGCCTTCCTGGGCGGCACGGGCAGCGGGAAGACGACGCTCGCGCTCAACATCCTGGAACAACTCCTGCTGCGTGGCATCCCCGTCATCCTCATCGACAGGAAGGGAGACCTCGCCACCTACGCCCGCGCGGAGTCCTGGGCCGAGCCCCTGGAAGACGCGGCCTTGCGCGAGCGGCGGCGCCTGCTCCGCGAGCGCGTGGACGTGGCGCTCTACACCCCGGGCCGCTCGGACGGCAGACCCCTGGCGATTCCCGTCGTGCCCCATGGACTCGAGTCCCTGCCCGCCGAGGACCGCGACCAGTCCATCCAGCAAGCGGCGGATGCCATCGCGGGGATGCTCGACTACCGGACCAGTCCCAACGACAAGGCCGCGAAGGCCGTCCTCGCCCAGGCGCTCCGCTTGTTGATGAATCAATCCCTGGGCAAGGAAGTCACGCTGGAGCTGCTCCAGCAGTTCATCATCGCGCAGGACCCGGCGCTCCTGGAGGCCACGGACGGCATCCCCACCAGGACCTTCGCCAAGCTCGCCCAGGACCTCAGCGTGCTGCGCATCAACCTGCGCACGATGCTGTCTACGGGCGGAGAGCGGCTCGACCTGGACGAGCTGCTCGGACGCGGCGTGCACGGAGTCCCTGGGCGCACGCGGCTGAGCATCATCAGCACCAAGTTCCTGGGGGACAACTCGCGCATCCTCTTCTGGGTGTCCCAGCTCCTCTTGGAGACGCTGCGCTGGGCCAGCCAGCACCCGTCCTCGAAGCTCCAGGCCGTGCTCCTCTTCGACGAGGCGGACATGTACCTGCCCGCGACGAGCAAGCCCGCGACCAAGGAGCCCATGGAGAGTCTGCTCAGGCGAGCGCGCTCCGCGGGCGTGGGTGTGATGCTCGCGACCCAGAGCCCTGGCGACTTCGACTACAAGTGCCGCGAAAACGTGCAGTCCTGGTTCGTGGGGAAGATCAAGGAGGAGAACGCGCTGAAGCGGGTCCGCTCGCTCTTCGCCGATAGTCGCGTCGACGCCGATGCTCGACTTCCGGGTCAGAAGCCAGGGCAGTTCCACGTGCTGAGCGACGGCCGCGTCCAGCAGCTCAAGGCGGACTGCTCCGTCTTCAAGACGACGCAGCTCCCCGAGGACCAGATTCTCGAGCTCGCCCGGCTCAGCCGGAAGCAGTCGGGGTCGGACACGCCATGA
- a CDS encoding endonuclease domain-containing protein codes for MLREGLIELPTPGRVKSRAKPRTPAGRQKDEARARSKAERFLYDKVLQNHPATRGLFTLNATVDLHDGGRPLEVDFLSRELRIALEIDGYHHFLEPERFRRDRRKDLALQRAGYWVVRYLEEDVVPRYEEILKTLESLIAARRAEASAQRTSHGHS; via the coding sequence ATGCTGCGCGAGGGACTCATCGAGCTGCCCACGCCTGGGCGCGTGAAATCCCGCGCGAAGCCGCGCACGCCCGCCGGCCGCCAGAAGGACGAGGCCCGCGCTCGCAGCAAGGCGGAGCGCTTCCTCTACGACAAGGTCCTCCAGAACCACCCCGCCACTCGGGGCCTCTTCACCCTCAATGCCACCGTCGACCTCCACGACGGCGGCCGCCCCCTGGAAGTCGACTTCCTCAGTCGCGAGCTCCGCATCGCCCTCGAAATCGACGGCTACCACCACTTCCTCGAACCCGAACGCTTCCGCCGCGACAGACGCAAGGACCTCGCCCTCCAACGCGCGGGCTACTGGGTGGTCCGCTACCTCGAAGAGGACGTCGTGCCTCGGTACGAAGAAATCCTGAAGACCCTCGAATCGCTCATCGCCGCCCGGCGAGCAGAAGCCTCCGCGCAAAGGACATCACATGGACACTCCTGA
- a CDS encoding anthranilate synthase component I family protein translates to MSTRPLPPPLDRERFDALVAQGFNQVPVYRRLEPGALRPVDLLRALPPEHRFLLESTRVSAEGRYSFVGAEPFLRFSAKGDQCFVDDVLQPGTPLETLRALLRKWRGVSQPGLPLFLGGAVGFFAYEALHYFESLPRHPRDDLKLPDIALSFVDTFLAVDHLEGHVLAIATGDDWADARRRLDALEAQVRQAVATPPPAPPDPSTPLAEARSNFTPPDYLDAVERVREYIRAGDTYQVNLSQRLEVDFPGESLALYETLSATNPVHFASYLEGDGFQVVSASPERLVRVEQGRAITRPIAGTRRRGTAEEEARFVQELRTSEKERAEHAMLVDLERNDLGRVCAYGTVEVVKLMEIVEYAHVLHIESEVTGQLAPGVEPLDVVGALFPGGTITGVPKIRTMQLISELEPQTRGLYTGSLGYLSFTGDLDLNIVIRTLLVKDGRAYAQVGGGIVHDSQARQEYKETLNKARSQLLALSASRGAR, encoded by the coding sequence ATGAGCACCCGGCCGCTTCCTCCTCCGTTGGACCGCGAGCGCTTCGATGCGCTCGTGGCCCAGGGCTTCAACCAGGTCCCCGTGTATCGACGGCTGGAGCCTGGTGCCCTCCGGCCCGTGGACCTGCTGCGGGCCCTGCCGCCCGAGCACCGGTTCCTGCTGGAGAGCACGCGCGTGAGCGCGGAGGGGCGCTACTCGTTCGTGGGCGCCGAGCCCTTCCTGCGCTTCTCCGCCAAGGGCGACCAGTGCTTCGTCGATGACGTGCTCCAGCCCGGCACTCCGCTGGAGACACTCCGCGCGCTGCTCAGGAAGTGGCGCGGTGTCAGTCAGCCCGGACTGCCTTTGTTCCTCGGCGGCGCCGTGGGCTTCTTCGCCTACGAGGCGCTCCACTACTTCGAGTCACTGCCTCGTCATCCTCGCGACGACCTGAAGCTGCCGGACATCGCCCTGTCCTTCGTGGACACCTTCCTCGCGGTGGACCACCTCGAAGGCCACGTGCTCGCCATCGCCACGGGCGATGACTGGGCGGATGCGCGGCGACGACTGGATGCACTCGAAGCCCAAGTGCGCCAAGCCGTCGCCACGCCGCCTCCCGCGCCGCCAGACCCGAGCACGCCCCTCGCCGAAGCGCGCTCCAACTTCACCCCGCCGGACTACCTGGACGCGGTGGAGCGCGTGCGTGAGTACATCCGCGCGGGAGACACGTATCAGGTCAATCTCTCGCAGCGGCTGGAGGTGGACTTCCCTGGCGAGTCCCTGGCCCTCTACGAGACGCTGTCCGCCACGAACCCCGTTCACTTCGCCAGCTATCTCGAAGGGGATGGCTTCCAGGTCGTGAGCGCCTCCCCGGAGCGGCTCGTCCGGGTGGAGCAGGGGCGCGCCATCACCCGCCCCATCGCGGGGACGCGTCGCAGGGGGACCGCCGAGGAGGAGGCCCGGTTCGTCCAAGAATTGCGCACCAGCGAGAAGGAGCGCGCCGAGCACGCGATGCTCGTCGACCTGGAGCGCAATGACCTGGGACGCGTCTGTGCCTACGGCACCGTCGAGGTGGTTAAGCTGATGGAGATTGTCGAGTACGCCCACGTCCTGCACATCGAGTCGGAGGTGACAGGACAGCTTGCTCCGGGAGTCGAGCCCCTCGACGTCGTGGGAGCGCTGTTCCCCGGCGGGACGATTACGGGCGTGCCGAAGATTCGCACCATGCAGCTCATCTCCGAGTTGGAGCCCCAGACGCGCGGGCTCTACACGGGCTCCCTCGGCTACCTGTCGTTCACAGGGGACCTGGACCTGAACATCGTCATCCGCACGCTGCTCGTGAAGGACGGCCGGGCCTACGCGCAGGTGGGCGGAGGCATCGTCCACGACTCGCAGGCACGGCAGGAATACAAGGAGACGCTCAACAAGGCGCGCTCGCAACTGCTGGCGCTCTCCGCGAGCAGAGGGGCGCGATGA